A region of the Methanobrevibacter sp. genome:
TTATTGAGTTTAGGGATGACATGACTGCAGGCGATGGTGCAAGAAAGGAAGTGATGAACAATAAAGGAGCTTACAATGCTGTAATTTCTGCAAAAATTTTCAAGGTTTTAGAGGAAAACGGCGTTGAGACCCAATTCATTGACCTTCCGGAACCTAACGTCATGCTTGCAAAGAAACTTGAAATGATTCCGATTGAAGTGATTGTTCGCAACATTGCCACAGGCAGCTTAGTCCGCAAATATCCGATTGCAAATGGTACTAAATTAGACCCTCCAATCGTTCAAATGGATTATAAGGATGATGAATATCATGATCCAATGCTCAATCGTTCTCTTATCGATGCATTAGGAATAGCTACCCAAAAGGAAGTTGACATTCTAGTTGAAAAGGCTTTGAAAATCAATGAAGTCTTAACAGAATTCCTTGCCGATGCTGGAATAATCCTGGTTGATTTTAAAGTCGAGTTCGGTAAGGATAAGGATGGAAACATTCTTTTAGGTGATGAAATATCTCCTGATGGATGCAGATTATGGGATAGCGAAACCCTCGACATGTTGGATAAGGAGTTATTCAGAAAAGGAAAAGATGATGAAGTGATGGCTGCTTATGTAGAAGTATATAATAGAATTATTCCAGATGATGAGAAGGTGATTTAGATGTTATTTGATATTGAAGTAAAAATTTCTCTTAAAAGCGGTATGTTAAACCCTGAAGCAACAACCATTGAAAGGTCCCTTGAATTGCTTGGTTATGATGTAAACAATGTTAAGACTGTTGAGATTATCAAATTCCAAATGGAAGGGGAAGACAGGGAAGTAATCAGGGAAAATGTAATTGACATGTGTGAAAGATTACTTTGTAATCCGGTAATTCATGATTATAAAATCAATGTCATTCCGCAAAACATGGCTTGCGGCAAATAAGGTGAGAAAATGAAAATTGGCGTAATCAGATTTCCGGGAACTAATTGTGACAGGGATGTTGCACAGGCTATTGAGCTAGCGGGCCTCACTCCAGAATACATTTGGTGGAGCGAGGAAAAGTTAACAGACTATGACGGCATTGTTATTCCTGGTGGATTTTCATATGGGGATTACTTGAGAGCAGGCGCAAT
Encoded here:
- the purC gene encoding phosphoribosylaminoimidazolesuccinocarboxamide synthase, with amino-acid sequence MDKKELINSGKVKSVFTTENDDEVIIEFRDDMTAGDGARKEVMNNKGAYNAVISAKIFKVLEENGVETQFIDLPEPNVMLAKKLEMIPIEVIVRNIATGSLVRKYPIANGTKLDPPIVQMDYKDDEYHDPMLNRSLIDALGIATQKEVDILVEKALKINEVLTEFLADAGIILVDFKVEFGKDKDGNILLGDEISPDGCRLWDSETLDMLDKELFRKGKDDEVMAAYVEVYNRIIPDDEKVI
- the purS gene encoding phosphoribosylformylglycinamidine synthase subunit PurS — translated: MLFDIEVKISLKSGMLNPEATTIERSLELLGYDVNNVKTVEIIKFQMEGEDREVIRENVIDMCERLLCNPVIHDYKINVIPQNMACGK